A portion of the Streptomyces platensis genome contains these proteins:
- a CDS encoding bifunctional 4-hydroxy-2-oxoglutarate aldolase/2-dehydro-3-deoxy-phosphogluconate aldolase, translating to MYRWEITRAALAQRVFAIVRSRTYDEASATADTLLSAGITSLEISLTTPFALEAVTTLTRELGDDAVIGAGTVLDAVSARMAVDAGARFLVSPSLDAEVIRTAHRYGIPVFSGVSTPSEMVRGLELGADALKLFPASGHDPAWLTEVRAALPQVPLLPTGGVTVDSAPEWIAAGAVAVGMGAALSDGDRETVAKRAADLLTRLEEAAPDRPTIRGTADF from the coding sequence GTGTATCGCTGGGAAATCACCCGGGCCGCACTGGCGCAGCGTGTTTTCGCCATCGTCCGTAGCCGGACCTATGACGAGGCCAGCGCCACCGCCGATACTCTGCTGTCCGCGGGCATCACCAGCCTGGAGATATCCCTCACCACCCCCTTCGCCCTGGAAGCGGTCACCACGCTCACCCGGGAGCTGGGGGACGACGCGGTCATCGGCGCCGGCACGGTCCTTGACGCGGTCTCGGCCCGGATGGCGGTCGACGCGGGTGCCCGTTTCCTGGTCTCGCCCAGCCTGGACGCCGAGGTCATCCGTACCGCCCACCGCTATGGCATCCCGGTTTTCTCCGGGGTGTCGACGCCGTCCGAGATGGTCCGCGGGCTGGAGCTCGGAGCGGACGCGCTCAAGCTGTTCCCCGCCTCGGGGCACGACCCGGCCTGGCTGACGGAGGTCCGTGCCGCGCTGCCGCAGGTGCCGCTGCTGCCGACGGGTGGGGTGACGGTCGACAGCGCGCCGGAGTGGATCGCCGCGGGCGCCGTCGCCGTCGGCATGGGCGCGGCGCTCTCCGACGGCGATCGTGAGACCGTTGCCAAGCGCGCCGCCGATCTCCTGACCCGCCTGGAGGAGGCGGCCCCGGACCGCCCGACGATCCGGGGCACCGCGGACTTCTGA
- a CDS encoding ribonuclease domain-containing protein — MRIPPRITRFGAVGALASALLIGGTAVTATPAVATTHAATSYATTAHVASVHVQDVGKACYSKLPSQAHETLDLIEKGGPYPYPKDGTVFDNREGILPSQSTGYYHEFTVVTPGSPDRGARRIVAGEKKNEDYYTADHYKTFDLVDRGC; from the coding sequence ATGAGAATCCCCCCACGGATCACCAGGTTCGGCGCCGTAGGCGCCCTCGCTTCGGCCCTTCTCATTGGCGGGACCGCGGTCACCGCCACCCCCGCCGTCGCCACGACGCACGCGGCCACCTCGTACGCCACGACGGCGCACGTCGCGTCCGTGCACGTCCAGGACGTCGGCAAGGCCTGCTACTCCAAGCTGCCTTCGCAGGCCCACGAAACCCTCGATCTGATCGAGAAGGGTGGGCCCTACCCGTACCCGAAGGACGGCACGGTCTTCGACAACCGGGAGGGCATCCTGCCGTCCCAGAGCACCGGCTACTACCACGAGTTCACCGTCGTCACTCCGGGCTCGCCCGACCGCGGTGCGCGGCGCATCGTGGCCGGCGAGAAGAAGAACGAGGACTACTACACCGCCGACCACTACAAGACGTTCGATCTCGTCGACCGCGGCTGCTGA